A window of the Acanthochromis polyacanthus isolate Apoly-LR-REF ecotype Palm Island chromosome 10, KAUST_Apoly_ChrSc, whole genome shotgun sequence genome harbors these coding sequences:
- the mcts1 gene encoding malignant T-cell-amplified sequence 1 translates to MFKKFDEKENVSNCIQLKTSVIKGIKNQLLEQFPDIESWLNHIMPKKDPVKIVRCHEHIEILTVNGELLFFRQREGPFYPTLRLLHKYPFILPHQQVDKGAIKFVLSGANIMCPGLTSPGAKLYPAGADTVVAIMAEGKQHALCVGVMKMSAESIEKVNKGIGIENVHYLNDGLWHMKTYK, encoded by the exons ATGTTTAAAAA ATTTGatgagaaagaaaatgtgtcTAACTGTATCCAGCTGAAAACATCAGTGATCAAAGGCATCAAAAATCAGCTGTTGGAACAGTTTCCTGACATCGAGTCATGGCTCAATCACATAATGCCAAAAAAGGACCCTGTCAAGATAGTGAGATG CCATGAACACATTGAAATCCTGACAGTGAATGGAGAACTGCTTTTCTTCAGACAAAGAGAAGGACCATTCTACCCAACCCTCAGATTGCTGCATAAAT ATCCTTTCATTCTTCCACACCAGCAAGTAGACAAAGGAGCCATTAAATTTGTCTTGAGTGGAGCCAACATCATGTGTCCCGGACTGACGTCACCAGGAGCTAAACTTTACCCGGCTGGGGCTGACACAGTAGTT GCCATAATGGCAGAGGGAAAACAACACGCACTTTGTGTTGGCGTAATGAAGATGTCTGCAGAAAGCAT agaaaaagtcaaCAAGGGAATCGGAATCGAGAATGTTCACTATCTGAATGACGGATTGTGGCACATGAAGACGTATAAATGA